The following DNA comes from Terrisporobacter glycolicus ATCC 14880 = DSM 1288.
ATCATTATAACATCATTTATCGATAAATATTATAAAATATTTTCAAATATAGACAAAATTTATAAGATTTTTTAAACCTATAGATATTATAACAATAAAAATTCACAAATTCAAGAACTCAATACTAGACTAAAGTCTGTTTTTATAATATAAATTTTTTTTTCCATTGAAAAGCCTTATAAATAAGCCATTTTGGTAAATTTTGTTTGTTATTATTTTGTCAGATTTATAATGTTTTTTATACATAAATAAATAATATGACGAAATATGATAAATAAAATGGTTGATAGGTCAAAAGTTTACACACTATAATTATATTGGAATTAACAATTTTATAAATACGCTTTATTAATAGAATTTTTCAATATAAAAGGAGGAGAAATCATGAGTGAGGAAATCAACCTACGTCGCCTTGTGATTAAGTCATACCACATAAACGAAGTAGAATTTGGGACAGAAAATAACGTTTTTTTAGACGGAAAACTTACAGTTTGTAAAGATATGTTAGAAGATCTAATAGAGTCAGAACCTTTAATAAAAGACATCAACGTTCAAATAATAAAACCAGGGGATCATGATAGATTTACAAATACTATGATGGATATTGTTCCAATTTCAACTAAAGTTTTAGGTAAAATTGGAGAAGGAATAACTCATACTTTAACTGGTGTTTATGTAATGCTTACTGGTGTAGACGTAAATGGAATACAAACTGCTGAGTTTGGTTCTTCTGAGGGCAATTTAAAAGAACAATTATTCTTAAATAGACCAGGTACTCCTGGAGATAGTGACTATATAATTTCATTTGATGTAACTTTAGCTGAGGGCCAAGGACAAGTTAGACCAGGACCTACTGCTGCTCATAGAGCTTGTGATAAGTTCTGTAATGAATTTAGAGCTAAGTTAAAAAAATTAAATGGTCACAAGTTTACTGAACGTCATGAGTTTTATGACAAAGTAAAACCAGGTAAGAAGAAGGTAGTTATTATAAAACAAGTAGCAGGTCAAGGTGCTATGTATGATACTCAACTATTCTCCCATGAGCCAAGTGCAATTGAAGGTGGAAGAAGTATTATAGATATGGGTAATGTACCTATGATTGTAACACCAAATGAATATAGAGACGGCGCTCTTCGCTGTATGTGCTAAGGAGGTAAAATTATGGGAATAGGACCATCTACTAAAGAAACTACTCTACATCACTTTAGAGATCCTCTACTTGATGTGGTAAGTAATGATGACGATATCGATTTATTAGGAATTATAGTTGTGGGAACTCCACAAGATAACGAAGATAAGTTATTTGTGGGAACAAAGGCTGCGTCTTGGGCTGAAGCCATGAGAGCAGACGGAGCAATACTTTCATGTGATGGTTGGGGAAACTCTCACGTTGACTTTGCCAACACTGTTGAACAAGTAGCAACTAGAGGAATTCCTGTTGTTGGACTTACTTTTGTTGGAACTGTAGCTCAATTTGTTGTTGTAAATGAGTATATGGATACAATAGTTGATATGAATAAAAACCCTGAAGGAATTGAAAGTGAAATAGTTGGTGAAAATGAAGTAACTGAATTAGAGGCTAAGAAGGCTCTTGCTTTCCTAAAACTTAAAATGAGAAAATACGGAAAATAAAACTTGAAAAAAGTGCTGTAAACTAATTTGCAGCACTTTTTTATTGCTAAAATAAATACATCATATCTTACTAAATAATATATAAACTATGCCCAAATTGTTTTATTTGAACTTTTTTATTGAAAAATCTATTTATTCTATATAATACCTTTTCAGAAATGGGCATAGTTTCCCTACAGAAAGTGTAGGGAACTAATCTTTAATAGGTATACCCCCCCAGGCGCGTTACCACCGCGCAAGGATTAAAGACCCAGTACAAAAGTAAGCATCCTGCCTTTGTAATTTAATACTATTTGCCATTCCCCCCGGCAACAGACTTACTGGATACTTCCACAAAGGAATTTCCACCCCTAGCTCTTTTTTATTGTAGCGCCTAGTTACTACTTTTCAGCCCTTAAAATACTGTACTGGTATATTTTTATATGCTGTGAGGACTTTCACCCCAGTGTTTCGTCGACATCCCCTGTACCCTGTCGGGCCATTCGGTTAGTTATCCAGGTCAAACACGCTTCCTTATAAAACCTATCTTATATTCAATTTTTTTGCATTAAAAAAGACCTATCCAACTACTTGGATAGGTCGTATTATTCATAATCTTTAAATTATTAAATTTATCCTCTTGTATAAACTATCAAAACTAGTTATAATAATTAGTATAAATTTAATAATAACTATGTTTTGCTTTTAAAGTATCCGCCAAAATACTTTGTAAGAATTCATAGTTAAAAGGTTACTTGTAACACTAACTGTTGTCGCAGTTGGTACTAATTCCCTCTAAGGTTTGCCGACCTTATGGAAACTTGTAATCTTTTTTTATGTAATTTTTTATATGAATCTATTATATATCCTTTTTTCTTTTGTGACAATATTTTATTTTATTAACTAAAAATAGCAATAATTCATTTCATAAAGAAACAAATTATTGCCATCTGTCTACATCATTATTTCATGTATATTTTGAAAATCTAAATTATTATTATTTATAAGACTTTCTACTTTTTCTTTGTCTTCTTTGTTACAAAGCCATGAAAGGCCACATCCTGCAGATATTTGTCTTGGTACTGGTATTAATCTTCCTGGTACACTTTCACTTTTGCAGGCTTTTTCCATTGCCATTGCTCCTGTTGTTGTATTGAAAGTTACTATTAGTCTTAATTGTTTTTCTCTCATTTTATTTCCCTTCTCTTGAAAAAGTTTAAACAAAGCAAATTTTAATAACTTGATGCTATTTCTTTGACTGCATTTATGGCAGTATCTATTTCTTCTTCTGTGTTATAGTGTGAAAAAGAAAATCTTACGGCACCTTGCTCTACTGTATTCATTGCTTTATGCATAAGTGGTGCGCAGTGCGCTCCTGGTCTTGTAGAAATATCATGATATAAGCTTAATTCATCAGAAAATGCTGCTGAGTCTATATCTCCTACGTTAAAAGCAACTATGGCTGCTCTTTTATTTTCAAAGTTTCCGTAGATTTTAATGTCTTTTATATCTTTTATTCCGTTATAAAATCTAAACATTAATTCTTCTTCTATTTTTTGAATGTTTTCAATTCCTTCTTCTTTTAAATAGTCAAGTGCTGCATTTAGTCCGGCTATGGCATGTCCATTTAGAGTTCCTGCTTCTAATATAGTTGGCATGGCTTCTGGTTGAGTTTTTGAAAAAGTATTAACTCCACTCCCACCAACTTTTAAAGGTTTCACATTTATTCCTTCTCTTACACAAAGTCCTCCTGTTCCTTGAGGTCCTAGAAGTCCTTTATGTCCAGTGAAACAAAGAATATCTATATTCATATCCTGCATATCTATCTCGAAAACGCCTGCACTTTGTGATGCATCTACTATAAATACTAAGTTATGATTTTTAGCTATTTCTCCTATTTTTTTCACATCCAACACATTTCCTACTAAATTTGATGCATGAGTACAAACTATAGCTTTTGTATTTTCTTTTATTAATTTTTCAAAATCATCATAGTTTATATTTCCATTCTCGTCACATTGTACAACAGAAAGTTCCATTCCTTTTTCCTCTAATTCATATAATGGACGAAGTACTGAGTTGTGCTCTAAAGATGTTGTTATTGCATGATCTTTATTTGTTAATATACCTTTTATTGCAATGTTTAAACTTTCTGTTGAGTTACATGTAAAGGCAACTCTTGATGGATTTTTTAAATTAACTAAATTTGAAATTTTTTCTCTTGTATCATAAATTATTCTAGACGCATCTAGTGAGGCTTCATTGGCTCCACGACCTGCATTTCCCATATGTGTCATAGCATTTACTACTGCGTCTATAACGCACTGTGGTTTTTTCATAGTTGTAGCTGCATTATCTAAATATATCATTTTCATCACCTTTTTCTAGTTAAAAAATTCTCTTATAAATTTAATAAATTTAAGTGCACATTTTGACATATACATTTCCTTATTTCTCACTATATATAAATTTCTATACATGTCCATTTCTTCAAACTCAAACACTAAAACTTTGTTATCTGTTGCAAAATCTTCTAGTGATAAATTAGATACTATGGAAATACCCATGTTGTTTTGTACAGATTTTTTTATTGCTTCTATAGAGTTTAGTGTTGCTATTACATTTAAGTTGTTTATATCAAAGTTATGAGCTTTCAAAAATTCTCTTATTTCTTTTCTTGTTCCAGATCCTTCTTCTCTCATTATTATTGGTTCTTTTAATAAGTCACTTACATGAAAACCTTCTTCCTTCATTTTCATATATTTTTCATTTACAGGTGTTATAATAACTAATTTATCTCTGTAAAATGGTTCAAATATTAAAGATGAGTTTTCCATTTCTGTTCCAACTAAACCAACTTCTACTTCTTTATTTATGATTTGATTTATAACTTCACTGGAATCTCCTTGAAGTATTTTTAACTCACTTTTATTTTTTCTTATATATTTTGGTAAAACTTCTGGAAGTATATATTGTTCTGGAATAGTCGATGCCCCTAGGGTTAACAAGTTACTTCCTTCGCATTTTACATTAAATTCTTGAAAAATTGTGTTTTGAATATTTAATATTTGCTTTGCATAAACATATAACTTTTTCCCATCTTCTGTTGGATGTACATCCTTCGTAGTTCTTATAAGAAGTTGAGTATTTAACTCTTTTTCTAATAAAGAAATATGAGAAGATATGGTAGGCTGCGTTAAAAATAGTTTCTTTGCAGCCTGAGAAAAACTTCTACTTTCTATTATCAATGCAAATGATTCTAATTGTTTTAAATTCATCTTAATATGCCACCCTTTCACTTTCTGAACCGTTTTTTCTTGTAATCTTCATATTATCAAAGTATTCAAGCATTGGCTTAGCACTTTTTCTAGATGTATTTAGGGCGTCTCTAAGTTGTGAAATAGTAATTAAATTATCTTGTTCTAATTTCTCACGAACTATCACTTCTGCTTTATCCATAAGAGATTTTAGTGTAAACATCTCTTCATTTATTTTCACTATTTTTTCCTCATCTATTAAAATATTTAGTACATCTTTTACTATATTTTCATCTTTATTAAAGTTTATTTCACTAAGTCTCACAAAATCAAATTCTGCTTTTTTATAAGTATTTACTAAAGTTTTCTCAACATTTTGGAAAATTTTATCTTTATTTATTTCAAAATCATTTAAACTTAAGTATTCTTTATATTTTTTTATTTCATTTTCGCAGATGAATTTATAAACAATTTGATCGAAAACATTTTGTTTTATCTTAGGATATAGCTTTGCTTTAAGAAGAGATTTTCCAACACCAAATTTATATGGATTTTCTCTGTGGAAATCTTCCACAAATTCCATCGTATCTCTTTTTAATCTCATTTCTTCACTACTATGATATACGTAGATATCTTTCTTCATTTCATAAGTTAAAACTAAATTTTCTTCTTTTAATTCATTTATACATTCACTAACTTCTTCTACAGAAAGTCCTGTTAGTTTTCCGATTTCTTTTATAGTTATCATTTCTGGGTGTTTTTTTACTAATAACTCAACTATATCACTATAGGACCCTTCTTCTTTTCTTTTTATTTCTTCTAGTTGTGCATTATTGAAAGGTGTCTTCTTTGTAGGATTGGCGTCTAGTATAACCCCTCCTCCAACTGTTTCTAAAGGCGAATAGAAACGAACTATAAATTTATCTCCTCTTCTTACGGCTATTTTTTCTTCCAATCTAAGTTGAGCATAACAAGAGTCTCCTGGCGATGCCTCTTGTACGTCTAGTAGTACAGCTCTACATAAAACTTCTGAAGTTCCCGTAAATAAATGAAGTCTACATCTATTTGATAAAATTCTTTCACTGGAATTTAGCACATTTAATTTTACATCTAGCATCATTGTATCTTCCAAGGAGTTTGGTGGTGCTAATACGTATCCTCTTTTTATTTCATCTTTTTTAAAGTTTGAAATATTTATGGCACTTCTTTGTCCAGCAAAACATTCTTTCACATCTTTCCCATGGACCTGAATGCTTCGTATTTTAGCTTTTTTACCAGTAGGATAAATTTCTAATTCATCATCTTTTTTTATACTTCCTGAGATTAAAGTTCCTGTTACTATGGTTCCAAAACCTGATATACTAAAACTTCTGTCAATTGGAAGACGAGGTATAGTATTTATATCTTTTTCAGTTACTTCATCCTTTGTCATATGAACGATTTCTTGTATTAAATCATCTATGCCTTCTCCTGTTACAGATGATACTTCTATCATATTGGCATTTTCAAATACTGAACCTATTAATTCTTCTTTAATCTCTTCTTTTACTAGCTCTTTCCATTCATCATCAACTAAGTCACATTTATTTAAAACTACTATACTCTTTTCAACACCAAGTTGGCTCATAATGTCCACATGCTCACGAGTTTGTGGCATCATTCCTTCATCTGCTGCAACAACAAGCATAACAAGGTCCATTCCTATAACTCCTGCAAGCATATTATTTACAAACTTTTCATGGCCTGGAACGTCTATTATTCCGGCTCTATCTCCACTTGGTAAATCAAAATACGTAAATCCAAGATCTATGGTAATTCCTCTTCTTTTTTCTTCTTCCCACCTGTCTGTTTCTTTGCCTGTTAATGCTCTAATTAAAGCAGTTTTTCCGTGGTCTATATGCCCTGCTGTTCCAATTATAATATTTTTCATTTTTAATCCCCTTTTGCTATTTTTACTCAAAAGTAGTTATTAATTTTTTTATTATTTATATATAAAATTAAAAATAATTTTTAATAAAATCATGTAATTTACTAATATTTATAACCAATGGTGTAATAAATTGTTTTGCAATTGGTTGTACCATTTATTACTTTAAAACATCAACAATTTTTTGTGATAATATCTCTATTTCATCTTCCAATACTGTTCTCATATCTAATATCAGCTTGTCTTCACTTATTCTCCCTACAACTGGATTTTCTCCAAATCTTAGTCTTTCTTCTAGTGTTGCTGTTGATATATTTTTAGGAAGTATGGTTACACATTTACTTTTTATTCTTTCTGCTGGTAAAGATCCTCCCCCTATTTGAGACAGGGTGTCTTCTATTTCCACATGTGCTACGTCTTTTATATCATTTAATTTTCCATATAATTTATTTGCACTTTTTTCTATTTCTTTTATATCTTTAGTTATAAGTGAAAGCGCTGGTATGTTTTTTATAGCATCTTCTTCGTTTAAATACTCGTGGAATATCATTTCAAGTATTGTTGCAGTAAATTTATCTATTCTAAAAGCCCTCGTAAGAGGATTTTTCTTCATCTTATCGATATATTGCTTCTTTCCAACAATAATTCCAGCCTGAGGCCCTCCTAGGAGCTTGTCTCCTGAGAAAGAAACTATATCTACACCTGCTTTTATGGAATCTTGCACTGTAGGCTCGTATTCTAATCCATACTTACTAAGATCAACTAAAACTCCACTTCCTATATCCTCTATAACTGGTATATCTTTTTCTTTTCCTAATTTACAAAGTTCATCTATAGATACATTTTCAGTAAATCCTAATATTTTAAAATTACTCGTATGAACTTTTAAGAAGGCTCCTGTATTTTCAGTAATGGCGTCTTCGTAATCTTCCAAATGAGTTTTATTTGTTGTTCCTATTTCAACTAAATCTGCCTTGGAACTTTTCATTACATCTGGAATTCTAAACTTACCTCCAACTTCAACAAGTTCACCTCTAGAAACTATAACTTCTTTGTTTTCTGCCATAGATGATAAAACAAGCATTACAGCCGCTGCATTATTATTTACTGCCATGGCACATTCTGCACCAGTTATTTTACAAATTAATTTTTCAAAATGAGAGTAACGTTCTCCTCTTTTACCTTCTTCCAAGTTATACTCCAAGTTAGAATAGTTTGTCACAACTTCACTAAGATAATCAGCATGTTTTTTTGAAATTATGGCTCTGCCTAAGTTTGTATGAAGTATAGTTCCTGTTCCATTTATAACCTTTCTTAAGTTATATGAGTAAACTTTTCGCAAATTCAAAATAATACTTTCTACTAGATTGTTTATCTTTTCTTCAATCAAATTCATATCATCATTTTCTTTTATAAAACTTCTAAGTTTATCTATTTCTTCCCTAATAGCATCTACAACCACATCTCTATGATATTTTTCTATTAGACTTATAATTTCAGTTTTTTCTAATAGTACATCAACTTTAGGTATATTTCTAAATAACATATTTTTATTCATATTTTATTCAAGACCTTTCCCCTTTTTTACCAAAAATCACTTTTAGTAATTTAAATTATAACTACTAAAGATTTTTGACTAAATTAATACTTTTCTCTTGTTTTTCTATTACTTTTCCTATTATGGCTACTTTAGTATCCATATTTTTATCTTGAAAATCTTTCATAATATTTTCAACTTCGCTTTCTGGTAAGGTAATTAAAAGTCCTCCAGAAGTTTGTGGATCATATAATACATCTATAAAGCATTCTTCAATATTTTCACTATTTACATCATTTGAAATATAGTCCTTATTGTTATATGTTCCAGCAGGAACTAGACCCATTTTAGCAAACCCTATAGCACCATGAATATATGGCACTTTTTGCACATCTATTTCAAAAGTTACTTTAGAGCTAGATGCCATTTCCATAGCATGTCCAGCAAGTCCAAATCCTGTTATATCCGTACAAGCACTTATGTTGTAATTTTCTATAACTTCTTTGGCTTTTTTATTAAGAGAAGTCATTACAGTCACAACTTCATCTATTTGAGACTGCTCAGCCATCTCTGCTTTTATTGCAGTATTTATCAGTCCACTTCCTATTTGTTTTGTAAGAATTATTACATCTCCTGGCTTTGATCCATAGTTTTTAAATATTTTCTTTGGATTTACAAATCCTGTTACGCTAAGTCCATACTTAGGTTCATCATCTTGAATAGAGTGTCCTCCAGCAAGTATTGCACCAGATTCCATAACCTTAGAGGCTCCTCCCTCTAAAATTCTTCCAAGTATTTTTGGGTCTAAACAATTCGGAAATCCCACTATATTTAAAGCAGTTTTTGGCTCTCCTCCCATGGCATAAACATCACTTAAAGAGTTCGCCGCTGCTATTTGTC
Coding sequences within:
- the prdD gene encoding proline reductase cluster protein PrdD, with product MSEEINLRRLVIKSYHINEVEFGTENNVFLDGKLTVCKDMLEDLIESEPLIKDINVQIIKPGDHDRFTNTMMDIVPISTKVLGKIGEGITHTLTGVYVMLTGVDVNGIQTAEFGSSEGNLKEQLFLNRPGTPGDSDYIISFDVTLAEGQGQVRPGPTAAHRACDKFCNEFRAKLKKLNGHKFTERHEFYDKVKPGKKKVVIIKQVAGQGAMYDTQLFSHEPSAIEGGRSIIDMGNVPMIVTPNEYRDGALRCMC
- a CDS encoding glycine/sarcosine/betaine reductase component B subunit, with protein sequence MGIGPSTKETTLHHFRDPLLDVVSNDDDIDLLGIIVVGTPQDNEDKLFVGTKAASWAEAMRADGAILSCDGWGNSHVDFANTVEQVATRGIPVVGLTFVGTVAQFVVVNEYMDTIVDMNKNPEGIESEIVGENEVTELEAKKALAFLKLKMRKYGK
- a CDS encoding DUF3343 domain-containing protein gives rise to the protein MREKQLRLIVTFNTTTGAMAMEKACKSESVPGRLIPVPRQISAGCGLSWLCNKEDKEKVESLINNNNLDFQNIHEIMM
- a CDS encoding aminotransferase class V-fold PLP-dependent enzyme → MIYLDNAATTMKKPQCVIDAVVNAMTHMGNAGRGANEASLDASRIIYDTREKISNLVNLKNPSRVAFTCNSTESLNIAIKGILTNKDHAITTSLEHNSVLRPLYELEEKGMELSVVQCDENGNINYDDFEKLIKENTKAIVCTHASNLVGNVLDVKKIGEIAKNHNLVFIVDASQSAGVFEIDMQDMNIDILCFTGHKGLLGPQGTGGLCVREGINVKPLKVGGSGVNTFSKTQPEAMPTILEAGTLNGHAIAGLNAALDYLKEEGIENIQKIEEELMFRFYNGIKDIKDIKIYGNFENKRAAIVAFNVGDIDSAAFSDELSLYHDISTRPGAHCAPLMHKAMNTVEQGAVRFSFSHYNTEEEIDTAINAVKEIASSY
- a CDS encoding selenium metabolism-associated LysR family transcriptional regulator, which codes for MNLKQLESFALIIESRSFSQAAKKLFLTQPTISSHISLLEKELNTQLLIRTTKDVHPTEDGKKLYVYAKQILNIQNTIFQEFNVKCEGSNLLTLGASTIPEQYILPEVLPKYIRKNKSELKILQGDSSEVINQIINKEVEVGLVGTEMENSSLIFEPFYRDKLVIITPVNEKYMKMKEEGFHVSDLLKEPIIMREEGSGTRKEIREFLKAHNFDINNLNVIATLNSIEAIKKSVQNNMGISIVSNLSLEDFATDNKVLVFEFEEMDMYRNLYIVRNKEMYMSKCALKFIKFIREFFN
- the selB gene encoding selenocysteine-specific translation elongation factor; this translates as MKNIIIGTAGHIDHGKTALIRALTGKETDRWEEEKRRGITIDLGFTYFDLPSGDRAGIIDVPGHEKFVNNMLAGVIGMDLVMLVVAADEGMMPQTREHVDIMSQLGVEKSIVVLNKCDLVDDEWKELVKEEIKEELIGSVFENANMIEVSSVTGEGIDDLIQEIVHMTKDEVTEKDINTIPRLPIDRSFSISGFGTIVTGTLISGSIKKDDELEIYPTGKKAKIRSIQVHGKDVKECFAGQRSAINISNFKKDEIKRGYVLAPPNSLEDTMMLDVKLNVLNSSERILSNRCRLHLFTGTSEVLCRAVLLDVQEASPGDSCYAQLRLEEKIAVRRGDKFIVRFYSPLETVGGGVILDANPTKKTPFNNAQLEEIKRKEEGSYSDIVELLVKKHPEMITIKEIGKLTGLSVEEVSECINELKEENLVLTYEMKKDIYVYHSSEEMRLKRDTMEFVEDFHRENPYKFGVGKSLLKAKLYPKIKQNVFDQIVYKFICENEIKKYKEYLSLNDFEINKDKIFQNVEKTLVNTYKKAEFDFVRLSEINFNKDENIVKDVLNILIDEEKIVKINEEMFTLKSLMDKAEVIVREKLEQDNLITISQLRDALNTSRKSAKPMLEYFDNMKITRKNGSESERVAY
- the selA gene encoding L-seryl-tRNA(Sec) selenium transferase, coding for MNKNMLFRNIPKVDVLLEKTEIISLIEKYHRDVVVDAIREEIDKLRSFIKENDDMNLIEEKINNLVESIILNLRKVYSYNLRKVINGTGTILHTNLGRAIISKKHADYLSEVVTNYSNLEYNLEEGKRGERYSHFEKLICKITGAECAMAVNNNAAAVMLVLSSMAENKEVIVSRGELVEVGGKFRIPDVMKSSKADLVEIGTTNKTHLEDYEDAITENTGAFLKVHTSNFKILGFTENVSIDELCKLGKEKDIPVIEDIGSGVLVDLSKYGLEYEPTVQDSIKAGVDIVSFSGDKLLGGPQAGIIVGKKQYIDKMKKNPLTRAFRIDKFTATILEMIFHEYLNEEDAIKNIPALSLITKDIKEIEKSANKLYGKLNDIKDVAHVEIEDTLSQIGGGSLPAERIKSKCVTILPKNISTATLEERLRFGENPVVGRISEDKLILDMRTVLEDEIEILSQKIVDVLK
- the selD gene encoding selenide, water dikinase SelD; the encoded protein is MTEDIKLTHMTKTAGUAAKIGPGTLAQVLGNLPKFHDENLLVGVETSDDAAIYKVSDDLALIQTLDFFTPIVDDPYLFGQIAAANSLSDVYAMGGEPKTALNIVGFPNCLDPKILGRILEGGASKVMESGAILAGGHSIQDDEPKYGLSVTGFVNPKKIFKNYGSKPGDVIILTKQIGSGLINTAIKAEMAEQSQIDEVVTVMTSLNKKAKEVIENYNISACTDITGFGLAGHAMEMASSSKVTFEIDVQKVPYIHGAIGFAKMGLVPAGTYNNKDYISNDVNSENIEECFIDVLYDPQTSGGLLITLPESEVENIMKDFQDKNMDTKVAIIGKVIEKQEKSINLVKNL